The proteins below come from a single Chryseobacterium bernardetii genomic window:
- a CDS encoding MFS transporter yields the protein MGKNNSGTRRIQPILWISTLYFAMGVPFVTINAVSGIMYKDMGVSDSQITFWTALIMFSWTLKPLWSPFLEIYKNKKFFVVTTQFAIGILFALIALSLPLHNFFKYSIALFAVVAFCGATHDVVADGTYIGFLTNKEQARYIGWQGAFYNLAKIISSGALVYVAGVLEKTKGVTNAWMMIMTIYAILFFALAIYHYLILPKENNEEQKGEKTAGNVRKELLEVITSFFTKKNILWSILFIILYRFAEGFAIKIAPLFFKAPRTSGGLGLSTSDIGLIYGTYGSAAFILGSVLAGYFISARGLKKSLIWLCCAFNIPFVVYALLAYYQPVDLLPVGVAVVVEYFGYGFGFVGLMLYMMQQIAPGKHKTAHYAFATGIMNLGVMIPGMFSGMISDWIGYKMFFIWVLIATIPAFLVTLFVPFPYSENQKEESIN from the coding sequence ATGGGAAAAAACAACTCCGGAACCCGTCGGATTCAGCCAATTCTTTGGATATCCACATTATATTTTGCAATGGGTGTACCCTTTGTAACCATTAATGCGGTATCAGGAATTATGTATAAAGATATGGGAGTTTCGGATTCACAGATTACCTTCTGGACCGCTTTAATTATGTTTTCATGGACATTGAAGCCACTCTGGAGCCCTTTTCTGGAAATCTATAAAAACAAAAAATTCTTTGTTGTTACTACCCAGTTTGCTATAGGAATTCTGTTTGCCCTGATTGCATTAAGCCTTCCTCTGCATAATTTTTTCAAATACAGCATTGCTCTTTTTGCAGTAGTGGCATTTTGTGGAGCCACCCATGATGTGGTGGCAGACGGAACTTATATTGGTTTTCTTACCAATAAAGAACAAGCCAGGTATATTGGCTGGCAGGGAGCATTTTACAACCTTGCCAAGATTATCAGTAGTGGAGCTTTGGTTTATGTGGCCGGTGTTTTAGAAAAAACAAAAGGAGTTACCAATGCCTGGATGATGATTATGACTATTTATGCAATATTGTTTTTTGCATTAGCCATCTATCATTATCTGATCCTGCCTAAAGAAAATAACGAAGAACAGAAAGGTGAGAAAACAGCAGGAAATGTACGTAAAGAATTATTGGAGGTCATTACCTCATTCTTTACTAAAAAAAACATTCTGTGGTCAATACTGTTCATTATCCTGTATCGCTTCGCAGAAGGTTTTGCCATCAAAATTGCGCCTTTATTTTTTAAAGCACCAAGAACTTCAGGCGGATTAGGGCTATCAACATCAGATATCGGACTTATCTATGGAACATATGGTTCTGCAGCATTCATCCTGGGGTCTGTTCTCGCGGGATATTTTATTTCGGCCAGAGGATTAAAGAAGTCTTTGATATGGCTGTGCTGTGCATTCAATATTCCATTCGTAGTCTATGCATTACTGGCTTATTATCAGCCTGTAGACCTTTTACCTGTAGGAGTTGCGGTAGTAGTGGAATATTTCGGTTATGGATTTGGGTTTGTAGGATTAATGCTTTATATGATGCAGCAAATTGCTCCTGGAAAACATAAAACAGCCCACTATGCTTTTGCCACAGGAATTATGAATCTCGGAGTTATGATTCCGGGCATGTTCAGTGGGATGATCAGCGACTGGATCGGGTATAAGATGTTCTTTATCTGGGTACTGATTGCTACAATCCCGGCATTCCTTGTAACCCTGTTCGTTCCCTTCCCTTATTCAGAAAACCAGAAAGAAGAATCCATCAATTAA
- a CDS encoding glycoside hydrolase family 130 protein → MTAQSVMIPWQDRPENCNDIMWRFSENPIINRYAIPTSNSVFNSAVIPFEDGFAGVFRCDNKAVQMNIFAGFSKDGINWDINHDPIEMQAGNTNMIESDYKYDPRVTFIEDRYWITWCNGYNGPTIGIGYTFDFKEFFQCENAFLPFNRNGVLFPEKINGKYAMLSRPSDNGHTPFGDIYISYSPDMKYWGEHRCVMKVTPFEDSAWQCTKIGGGPVPIKTEEGWLLFYHGVINTCRGFRYSMGAALLDLEDPTKVLYRTKPYLLAPAELYELTGDVPNVVFPCAALTEGDQVTVYYGAADTVVAIAFGYISEIIDFMKKNSI, encoded by the coding sequence ATGACAGCTCAATCAGTAATGATCCCTTGGCAGGATCGCCCGGAAAATTGTAATGATATCATGTGGAGGTTTTCCGAAAACCCGATCATTAACAGATATGCGATACCTACTTCAAACAGTGTGTTCAACAGTGCGGTAATCCCGTTTGAAGATGGGTTTGCCGGAGTGTTCCGTTGCGACAATAAAGCCGTACAGATGAACATTTTTGCAGGGTTCAGTAAAGATGGAATCAATTGGGATATCAACCATGATCCTATTGAAATGCAGGCCGGAAATACCAATATGATTGAATCCGATTACAAATATGATCCCCGCGTAACTTTCATTGAAGACCGTTACTGGATCACATGGTGCAACGGATATAACGGACCAACCATAGGAATTGGATATACTTTTGATTTTAAAGAATTTTTTCAGTGTGAAAATGCCTTTCTTCCATTCAACAGAAACGGGGTTTTGTTCCCTGAAAAAATCAATGGAAAATATGCCATGCTGAGCCGTCCGAGTGATAACGGGCATACACCTTTCGGAGATATTTATATAAGCTACAGCCCTGATATGAAATACTGGGGAGAACACCGATGCGTGATGAAAGTAACCCCTTTCGAAGACAGTGCATGGCAGTGTACGAAGATTGGCGGTGGGCCCGTTCCTATCAAAACAGAAGAAGGATGGCTGCTTTTCTATCATGGTGTCATCAATACCTGCAGAGGATTCAGATACTCAATGGGGGCTGCCTTGCTGGATCTTGAAGATCCTACAAAAGTATTATACAGAACGAAGCCTTATCTATTGGCGCCGGCCGAATTGTATGAACTTACAGGAGACGTGCCTAATGTGGTTTTCCCTTGCGCAGCACTCACGGAAGGAGATCAAGTAACAGTATATTACGGTGCTGCTGATACCGTAGTTGCTATTGCCTTTGGGTATATCTCAGAAATTATTGATTTTATGAAAAAGAATTCAATTTAA
- a CDS encoding GH92 family glycosyl hydrolase gives MKKELLICFFTTLISVANAQQNKNDVLSWVDPFIGTGGHGHTFPGATTPFGMIQLSPDQNTKSGDWDWCSGYHYSSKTIMGFSHNHLSGTGWADLGDILVMPTVGQVKMVPGSEDKPETGYRSTFTHDKETAAPGYYSVMLDSYGIKAELTASPRVGFHKYTFPKTDEANIIVDPTNKIFGNIYHTLVSVEGNNKIKGYCYSNGWGGKRFAYFVMEFSKPFKSYGVYAEGKIKDNEKIALAKDAKAFVRFATEANESIEVRVSLSPVSTENAQENFDTEAKNVDFAKAKETAQKTWRDLIGRFQVTGGTDSQRKIFYTGVYHTFIAPNLYMDVNGDYVAAQENMNTKWFTNYSTYSYWDGFRATHPLLTIMDQKHTKEFANSLISRYTDRKDHMPIWELCGYDNFCMLGYHSASVIWDAISKGVPGIDAEKAFAAMKDASLTDKMSSSDGGGGLNDYIKLGYTPSENGASVSATLEYSYDDWCIQQLAEKLGKKDEAEVYRKRSMNFLNTFNKENNHFWPRQKDGKFLADFALNDWKKLQPHWVSGNIWAYDFFVPHQIDEMMNLYGGKKGFEEKLDKTFTEALHMEGEQHVDISGFIGSLGFGDEPGHHVPYLYNYAGSPYKTQKMVKFIRDNMYAAKPDGIVNNEDCGQMSAWYIFSSLGFYPVTPGKPVYAIGAPQFPKASLQLENGKTFTVIADKISDKNIYVQKMFLNGKEYKSWELNHSDIMNGGELRFVMGSKPVK, from the coding sequence ATGAAAAAAGAACTGCTTATCTGCTTTTTTACAACCCTGATTTCTGTTGCCAATGCCCAGCAAAATAAAAATGATGTTTTATCCTGGGTAGATCCGTTCATTGGAACAGGAGGACATGGACATACGTTTCCGGGAGCTACTACACCATTCGGAATGATTCAGCTGAGTCCGGATCAGAATACCAAAAGCGGAGACTGGGACTGGTGTTCCGGATACCATTACAGCAGTAAGACGATCATGGGATTCAGTCATAATCACTTAAGCGGAACAGGCTGGGCCGACCTTGGAGATATTCTGGTGATGCCAACAGTAGGGCAGGTAAAAATGGTTCCGGGATCAGAAGATAAGCCTGAAACAGGATACCGTTCAACATTCACTCATGATAAAGAAACTGCAGCACCGGGATATTATTCCGTAATGCTGGACAGCTATGGAATTAAAGCAGAACTTACCGCTTCTCCGAGAGTAGGATTCCATAAATATACTTTCCCGAAGACTGATGAGGCCAATATTATTGTTGATCCTACCAATAAAATCTTCGGAAATATTTATCACACACTGGTAAGTGTGGAAGGCAATAACAAAATTAAAGGATATTGCTACAGCAACGGCTGGGGCGGAAAAAGATTTGCGTACTTCGTGATGGAATTTTCCAAGCCGTTTAAATCTTATGGAGTGTATGCTGAAGGGAAAATAAAAGACAACGAAAAAATTGCATTGGCAAAAGACGCGAAAGCCTTTGTAAGATTTGCTACAGAAGCCAATGAAAGTATCGAAGTAAGAGTTTCCCTATCTCCGGTAAGCACAGAAAATGCTCAGGAAAATTTTGATACGGAAGCTAAAAATGTAGACTTTGCAAAAGCAAAAGAAACCGCACAAAAGACCTGGAGAGATCTTATCGGAAGATTCCAGGTAACCGGAGGAACAGACAGTCAGAGAAAAATTTTCTATACAGGTGTTTACCACACATTTATCGCTCCGAATCTTTATATGGATGTGAACGGAGATTATGTAGCCGCTCAGGAAAATATGAATACGAAATGGTTTACCAACTACAGTACCTATTCTTACTGGGACGGATTCAGGGCAACCCACCCGCTGTTGACCATTATGGATCAAAAGCATACAAAAGAATTTGCCAATTCTCTGATCAGCAGATACACAGACCGTAAAGATCATATGCCGATCTGGGAACTGTGTGGGTATGATAACTTCTGTATGTTAGGTTATCACAGTGCTTCTGTAATCTGGGATGCCATTTCAAAGGGTGTTCCGGGGATTGATGCTGAAAAAGCATTTGCTGCGATGAAAGATGCCTCTCTTACGGATAAAATGAGCAGCAGCGATGGAGGCGGAGGTCTTAACGATTATATTAAATTAGGTTATACCCCTTCAGAGAACGGAGCTTCTGTTTCTGCAACATTAGAATATTCTTATGACGATTGGTGTATCCAGCAGTTAGCAGAGAAACTGGGGAAGAAAGACGAAGCAGAAGTGTACAGAAAACGTTCAATGAACTTCCTGAATACCTTTAATAAAGAAAATAATCACTTCTGGCCAAGACAGAAAGACGGTAAGTTCTTAGCAGACTTTGCCCTTAATGACTGGAAGAAACTTCAGCCACACTGGGTTTCCGGAAATATCTGGGCCTATGACTTCTTTGTTCCGCATCAGATCGATGAAATGATGAATCTGTATGGAGGAAAAAAAGGATTTGAAGAAAAACTGGATAAAACCTTTACAGAAGCGCTTCATATGGAAGGAGAACAGCACGTTGATATTTCAGGATTCATTGGGTCTTTAGGATTCGGAGATGAGCCCGGCCATCATGTTCCTTATTTGTACAACTACGCGGGAAGCCCTTACAAGACGCAGAAAATGGTGAAATTTATCCGTGACAACATGTATGCGGCGAAACCGGACGGAATTGTCAATAACGAAGACTGCGGACAAATGTCAGCATGGTATATCTTCTCATCATTAGGATTCTATCCTGTGACACCAGGGAAACCAGTATATGCCATTGGAGCACCACAGTTTCCGAAAGCTTCATTACAATTGGAAAACGGTAAAACATTTACGGTAATTGCAGACAAAATATCCGATAAAAATATCTATGTACAGAAAATGTTCCTGAACGGAAAAGAATACAAAAGCTGGGAACTGAATCACTCTGACATTATGAACGGTGGCGAACTGAGATTTGTAATGGGAAGTAAGCCTGTAAAATAA
- a CDS encoding glycoside hydrolase family 125 protein yields MERRDFIKTSALAGAGLLFTQNVFAKNLVLDDFPVVRVPKDKRHFTSESVESAIAAFKKKVKNKELSWLFENCFPNTLDTTVFYSETNGTPDTYVITGDIDAMWLRDSSAQVFPYLQFSKKDEKLHKLISGVIHKQTTFILKDPYANAFYNDDKKISKWKEYDHTNMKPGTHERKWEIDSLCYPIRLAYHFWKTTGDTKPFDADWLQGIKLTLQTFIEQQRKKDLGPYKFERTTSWATDGVPMGGYGYPTKPVGLISSMFRPSDDATIYGFLIPSNLFAVVSLRQAAEMVSQIKNERTLAQQLNSLADEVDAAIKKYGIYNHPEFGKIYAFEVNGFGSYNLMDDANCPSLLGLPYLDAVKADDPVYQNTRKFVWSENNPFFFKGKLAEGIGGPHIGLDMIWPMSIIMKALTTKDKSEIRWCIDTLQKTHGGTGFMHESFHKDNDKKFTREWFAWANTLFGELLWKTFNENPDLLT; encoded by the coding sequence ATGGAAAGGAGAGATTTTATTAAGACAAGTGCGCTGGCAGGAGCCGGATTGCTGTTTACTCAAAATGTTTTTGCTAAAAATTTAGTGCTGGACGATTTTCCTGTTGTCCGTGTTCCTAAAGACAAAAGACATTTTACCAGCGAATCCGTAGAAAGTGCTATTGCAGCGTTTAAAAAGAAAGTAAAAAACAAAGAGCTGAGCTGGCTTTTTGAAAACTGCTTTCCGAATACATTAGATACTACTGTTTTTTACAGTGAAACCAACGGTACACCGGATACGTATGTAATTACCGGAGACATTGATGCCATGTGGCTTCGAGACAGTTCTGCACAGGTTTTTCCTTATCTGCAGTTCTCTAAAAAAGATGAAAAACTTCATAAATTGATTTCCGGAGTTATCCATAAACAGACAACATTCATCCTTAAAGATCCTTATGCCAATGCGTTTTATAACGATGATAAAAAGATCAGTAAGTGGAAAGAGTATGACCATACCAATATGAAGCCGGGAACCCATGAAAGAAAATGGGAAATAGACTCGCTTTGCTACCCTATCCGTTTGGCATATCACTTCTGGAAAACAACAGGAGATACCAAACCTTTTGATGCGGACTGGTTACAGGGAATTAAACTTACTTTGCAGACTTTCATCGAGCAGCAAAGGAAAAAAGACTTAGGACCTTACAAATTTGAACGTACAACATCATGGGCGACAGATGGAGTTCCTATGGGCGGATACGGCTACCCAACAAAACCTGTAGGTCTTATCAGCTCTATGTTCCGTCCAAGTGATGATGCTACGATTTATGGGTTTCTGATTCCTTCCAACCTATTTGCAGTAGTAAGCTTACGTCAGGCTGCAGAAATGGTGTCTCAGATTAAAAATGAAAGAACGTTGGCTCAACAACTGAACAGCCTTGCTGATGAGGTAGATGCAGCCATCAAAAAATACGGAATTTACAATCACCCTGAATTTGGGAAAATATACGCTTTTGAAGTAAATGGCTTTGGAAGTTATAACCTGATGGATGATGCAAACTGTCCAAGTTTGCTGGGATTACCTTATCTGGATGCGGTGAAAGCGGACGACCCTGTGTATCAGAATACGAGAAAATTCGTCTGGTCTGAAAATAACCCATTCTTTTTCAAAGGAAAGCTGGCAGAAGGGATAGGAGGCCCACATATTGGGCTTGATATGATCTGGCCAATGAGTATCATTATGAAAGCGCTCACTACAAAAGATAAAAGTGAGATCAGATGGTGTATAGATACCTTACAGAAAACGCACGGAGGGACAGGCTTTATGCATGAATCCTTCCATAAAGACAACGACAAAAAATTCACCAGAGAATGGTTCGCATGGGCCAATACTTTATTTGGAGAATTGCTTTGGAAAACCTTTAACGAAAACCCTGATTTACTGACATAG
- a CDS encoding endo-beta-N-acetylglucosaminidase H: protein MKKKSILTALMAMALQSGAFLNAQQLNPKGICYVEVNNNNILNAGAYKLQTSNSYLFNVVNIFAANINYDTSRGRAYLYSNNNVTKVLTNADTYIKPLQQKGMKVVLTILGNHQGAGICNFPTREAAKDFALQLANTVNTYGLDGIDFDDEYSDYGNNGTGQPNDSSFVMLVQELRALLPDKIISFYYYGDAASRLSWNGARVGDNINYSWNAMYGTFSAPNVPPLTKAQISPAAVWLGNTSNSTTTSLATQTKNGGYGLYLWYDLKGTNQASQLSAGTQTLYGEATVLSGTLQSWTQGTNCDAPIGLYTSNLTGTSAKLNWTTVGTNTYDIDYKPATSTTWTSVATAINASSVTISGLTANTEYDWRIRTNCSVKSTYMFAPRFNSGSGTTPTGSYALSLDGSTESGAAGNMNLSGSALSFEGWIKPSSFKSASPYISSIMGTEAGDANSALLRLGDASLANNKLQFVLSINNVQQKLASTTALNANTWYHVAATYDGSSMKLYINGVLDASKAQTGSVVSNGAFNVGYLYNTSRNFNGKIDEVRVWKRALSQTEISQNMCNVSVPATSLAAYWKFNEGSGATVQDSSGNGVSLSLTGVDASNWGTDLPCAAGTSMVSKTAAIQSTVNTKSLIKIYPNPISKSSSFTVSVPDEYNKGKLTIFDFYGRIMSTKSLNAGNNQYESSGLSSGNYILQFESQNGSIKQTEKLMIK, encoded by the coding sequence ATGAAAAAAAAATCAATCCTTACTGCACTGATGGCCATGGCGCTACAATCCGGTGCTTTCCTTAACGCACAACAGCTTAATCCTAAAGGAATATGCTACGTGGAAGTGAATAACAACAACATCCTGAATGCAGGAGCGTATAAACTGCAAACATCGAATAGTTATCTGTTCAATGTGGTAAATATCTTTGCGGCTAATATTAATTATGATACCAGCCGTGGAAGAGCCTATCTGTATTCTAATAATAATGTCACCAAAGTTCTTACCAATGCAGATACCTACATAAAACCACTGCAACAGAAAGGAATGAAAGTGGTGTTAACCATTCTTGGAAACCATCAGGGGGCCGGGATCTGTAATTTTCCTACCCGTGAGGCGGCTAAAGATTTTGCATTACAGCTAGCCAATACAGTCAACACTTATGGTTTAGATGGAATTGATTTTGATGATGAATATTCAGACTATGGAAATAACGGAACAGGACAGCCTAATGACAGTTCCTTCGTCATGCTTGTTCAGGAATTAAGAGCATTGCTGCCGGATAAAATTATTTCATTCTACTATTATGGAGACGCCGCTTCAAGGCTTTCCTGGAACGGAGCCAGAGTAGGGGACAATATTAATTATAGCTGGAATGCCATGTATGGTACATTCTCTGCCCCTAATGTTCCGCCTCTTACAAAAGCTCAGATCTCCCCGGCAGCAGTCTGGCTGGGGAATACTTCCAATTCTACAACAACAAGCCTTGCAACGCAAACCAAAAACGGAGGCTACGGATTATATCTTTGGTATGATCTTAAAGGAACCAATCAAGCCTCACAGCTTTCAGCAGGAACTCAAACATTATATGGTGAAGCAACAGTTCTAAGCGGTACTTTACAATCATGGACGCAAGGAACCAACTGTGATGCACCTATCGGATTATATACCAGTAATCTTACCGGAACAAGTGCAAAATTAAACTGGACTACAGTGGGAACCAATACCTACGATATTGACTATAAACCAGCCACTTCCACAACATGGACGAGTGTTGCTACAGCCATTAACGCTAGTTCAGTAACCATTTCAGGATTAACTGCTAACACTGAATACGACTGGAGAATCAGAACAAATTGCAGTGTAAAAAGTACTTATATGTTCGCTCCGAGATTCAACAGCGGATCAGGAACAACACCTACAGGTTCTTATGCCCTTTCCTTGGATGGAAGCACTGAATCTGGGGCGGCAGGAAATATGAATTTAAGTGGTTCAGCATTATCTTTCGAAGGCTGGATCAAGCCTTCCTCCTTCAAATCAGCTTCCCCATATATTTCATCTATTATGGGAACAGAGGCAGGTGATGCTAATTCAGCATTATTAAGATTGGGTGATGCCAGCCTTGCCAATAATAAGCTTCAGTTTGTATTAAGCATCAATAATGTACAGCAGAAACTGGCCTCCACTACAGCGTTGAATGCCAATACCTGGTATCATGTGGCTGCAACTTATGATGGAAGTTCTATGAAACTTTATATCAATGGAGTGTTGGATGCAAGTAAGGCACAAACCGGAAGCGTAGTTTCTAATGGAGCATTCAACGTAGGATATCTATACAATACTTCCAGAAACTTCAATGGTAAGATAGATGAGGTCAGAGTGTGGAAGCGTGCCTTAAGTCAGACGGAGATCAGTCAGAATATGTGTAATGTATCTGTTCCGGCTACTTCTCTTGCAGCGTATTGGAAATTCAATGAAGGAAGCGGTGCTACCGTTCAGGACAGCTCTGGAAATGGGGTTAGCCTAAGTTTAACAGGAGTGGATGCTTCCAATTGGGGAACAGATCTGCCATGTGCTGCTGGAACTTCAATGGTATCAAAAACTGCCGCTATCCAAAGCACAGTTAATACTAAGAGCTTAATCAAAATATATCCGAATCCAATCAGCAAATCTTCATCATTTACGGTTTCAGTTCCTGATGAATACAACAAAGGAAAACTGACCATCTTTGATTTTTATGGAAGAATTATGAGCACGAAATCATTGAATGCCGGAAATAACCAGTATGAGTCATCCGGGCTTTCATCCGGAAATTATATCCTTCAGTTTGAATCGCAGAATGGAAGTATCAAACAGACAGAGAAATTAATGATAAAATAA
- a CDS encoding ROK family protein produces the protein MMQNILGIDIGGSHITLAQVDPEKREIVTSTYVREHVNSFDNKETIFSAWTSAIEKGAYNLVKADLLIGIAMPGPFDYENGISLMEQGKFIDILHVNIKEELAKRLSVSPNQIHFVNDAAAFMEGEVFGGCAQGFKKIFGVTLGTGLGTTFYNGELATDEDLWDSPFKESICEDYLATRWFVKRYEELTGEQISGTKDLLDKPVEIQKQIFDEYADSFSEFVVKYVNHYKPEVLVIGGNIAKAYPYFEQRFMQNLKDNNINLQVRISAIFEDAAILGAASYALKKLIN, from the coding sequence ATGATGCAGAATATATTAGGAATTGATATTGGCGGATCACATATTACCCTCGCGCAGGTAGATCCGGAAAAACGTGAAATTGTTACTTCAACATATGTAAGAGAACATGTAAATTCCTTTGACAACAAAGAAACAATTTTCTCCGCATGGACTTCAGCCATTGAAAAAGGAGCTTATAATCTGGTGAAAGCAGATCTTTTAATAGGAATTGCCATGCCTGGGCCTTTCGATTATGAAAACGGAATATCGCTGATGGAGCAGGGGAAGTTTATTGATATCCTTCATGTCAACATAAAAGAGGAGCTGGCCAAAAGGCTATCCGTTTCTCCAAACCAGATTCATTTTGTTAATGATGCGGCCGCCTTTATGGAAGGAGAAGTATTTGGTGGGTGTGCGCAGGGCTTTAAAAAGATTTTTGGCGTTACGCTCGGAACAGGATTAGGAACTACATTTTATAACGGAGAGTTGGCGACTGATGAAGACCTGTGGGATTCGCCTTTTAAAGAATCCATCTGTGAAGACTATCTGGCTACACGATGGTTTGTTAAACGCTATGAAGAACTCACCGGAGAACAGATCTCAGGAACCAAAGACCTGTTGGATAAACCTGTCGAAATACAGAAACAGATATTTGATGAATATGCAGATTCTTTCTCAGAGTTTGTGGTGAAATATGTAAATCATTATAAACCGGAAGTTTTAGTTATAGGAGGGAATATTGCCAAAGCCTATCCTTATTTTGAGCAAAGATTTATGCAGAATCTAAAAGATAATAATATTAACTTGCAGGTCAGAATTTCTGCTATTTTTGAAGATGCTGCCATTTTGGGAGCCGCCAGCTATGCATTAAAAAAGCTTATAAATTAA